A single region of the Aeromicrobium chenweiae genome encodes:
- a CDS encoding TadE/TadG family type IV pilus assembly protein, with translation MRTRSQDGTATIEFVWLTLLLLVPFVYILVAVFDTQRASYGVSTASRSAARAFLQAPDPAAAEKRARLAARVALEDQGLDGASVRITCLPSSAECLQPGSSVRVVVRATQPLPLTPSALGSQLGGVTVDSTHTEPYGSFRKERSG, from the coding sequence ATGAGGACCCGATCGCAGGACGGCACGGCCACGATCGAGTTCGTCTGGCTGACGTTGCTGCTGCTCGTCCCGTTCGTCTACATCCTGGTGGCGGTGTTCGACACGCAGCGCGCCTCGTACGGGGTGTCCACCGCCAGCCGGTCGGCCGCGCGGGCGTTCCTTCAGGCGCCGGACCCGGCGGCCGCGGAGAAGCGTGCCCGCCTCGCCGCCCGGGTGGCGCTGGAGGACCAGGGGCTCGACGGCGCGAGCGTGCGCATCACGTGCCTGCCGTCGTCAGCGGAGTGCCTGCAGCCGGGATCGTCCGTGCGGGTGGTCGTGCGCGCGACACAGCCGTTGCCCCTCACGCCGAGCGCCCTGGGCTCGCAGCTGGGCGGGGTGACCGTCGACAGCACGCACACCGAGCCGTACGGCAGCTTCCGGAAGGAGCGCTCGGGGTGA
- a CDS encoding TadE family protein: MRAADRDRGAAVVDFVLIMVLLVPLVLGIAQVALVLHVRNTLAAAASEGARSAAPLGATPADGVERTRTMIRRALDDRYADDVAASLTTIGGVPGAEVEVRAKVPALGLFGPAVSVTVRGHAVREVEP, encoded by the coding sequence GTGCGCGCCGCCGATCGCGATCGGGGCGCGGCGGTCGTCGACTTCGTGCTGATCATGGTGCTGCTCGTGCCGCTCGTGCTCGGCATCGCGCAGGTCGCCCTCGTCCTGCACGTGCGCAACACCCTCGCGGCCGCAGCCTCGGAGGGCGCCAGGTCGGCGGCGCCCCTGGGGGCCACGCCCGCGGACGGGGTGGAACGGACACGCACGATGATCCGGCGGGCGCTGGACGACCGGTACGCGGACGACGTCGCGGCCTCGCTGACCACGATCGGCGGCGTCCCCGGAGCCGAGGTGGAGGTCCGCGCGAAGGTGCCGGCACTCGGTCTGTTCGGCCCGGCGGTCTCGGTGACGGTCCGCGGGCACGCGGTTCGCGAGGTCGAGCCATGA
- a CDS encoding type II secretion system F family protein, with protein MTGALVGFCASAGLLLTISGWLRSRRPTLDQRVLPYVRDVHPAPAAPGPAGHLLGAVFGPSLQRVGTAVGDLVGGSASVSRRLVRLGSPRTVDDFRITQVMWGSVGLAIAAAASALLWSSRGTSVPLLLLICLTGFVLGVLWCDNHLSAQVTTREQEMQAEFPVVADLLALAVAAGESPIAGLERIMKVCHGALTDELARVISDVRTGTPMADAFDRLASRTGVTSIARFAEGLAIAVERGTPLVDVLHAQAADVRESGRRELIEAGGRKEVAMMLPVVFLILPVTVIFAFFPGYVGLHLTSGT; from the coding sequence GTGACCGGCGCGCTCGTGGGGTTCTGTGCCTCGGCCGGACTGCTCCTGACGATCTCCGGCTGGTTGCGCAGCCGCCGGCCGACGCTCGACCAACGCGTCCTCCCGTACGTCCGAGACGTCCATCCTGCCCCGGCCGCGCCTGGTCCGGCGGGGCACCTGCTGGGTGCGGTGTTCGGCCCGTCCTTGCAGCGGGTGGGCACTGCGGTCGGCGACCTGGTGGGCGGCTCGGCGAGCGTCTCGCGACGTCTGGTCCGCCTGGGGTCACCCAGGACCGTGGACGACTTCCGCATCACCCAGGTGATGTGGGGCTCGGTCGGCCTCGCCATCGCTGCAGCCGCCTCGGCGCTGCTCTGGTCGAGCCGAGGCACCTCCGTGCCCCTCCTCCTGCTCATCTGCCTGACGGGATTCGTGCTGGGCGTCCTGTGGTGCGACAACCACCTCTCCGCGCAGGTGACCACCCGCGAGCAGGAGATGCAGGCGGAGTTCCCGGTCGTGGCCGACCTGCTCGCGCTCGCCGTCGCGGCCGGGGAGAGCCCGATCGCGGGTCTCGAGCGCATCATGAAGGTCTGCCACGGCGCCCTGACCGACGAGCTGGCGCGGGTGATCTCCGACGTCCGCACGGGCACGCCCATGGCCGACGCCTTCGACCGGTTGGCCTCGCGCACCGGCGTCACGAGCATCGCCCGGTTCGCCGAAGGCCTCGCGATCGCTGTCGAGCGAGGCACCCCGCTGGTCGACGTGCTGCACGCCCAGGCGGCCGACGTGCGCGAGTCCGGGCGCCGCGAGCTCATCGAGGCTGGTGGTCGCAAGGAGGTCGCGATGATGCTCCCGGTCGTGTTCCTCATCCTCCCCGTGACCGTGATCTTTGCGTTCTTCCCCGGCTATGTCGGACTCCACCTCACCTCGGGCACGTAA
- a CDS encoding type II secretion system F family protein, which translates to MGALIGLMAGVGILLVLWTFSEPDWQPTSRTSARRHPVADLLQRAGVDGVSPAQLVALCVLAFAIGAVVMAGVSGVAAIGVVFGAMAAGVPVAILRGRAMRRLRDHAALWPDAVDNLASAVRAGLSLPEALIQLGERGPEGLRDAFEQFGRDYQGTGRFNDSLDRLKDRLADPVGDRVVEALRIARDVGGGDLGRMLRSLSGFLREDLRTRGELESRQSWTVNGARLAVAAPWAVLLLMCLQGDVVGRFASGTGLIVLTAGAVLCVVAYRLMMWIGRLPAERRILA; encoded by the coding sequence GTGGGCGCCCTGATCGGTCTGATGGCCGGGGTCGGGATCCTTCTCGTCCTCTGGACCTTCAGCGAGCCGGACTGGCAGCCGACCAGCCGTACGTCCGCACGACGCCACCCGGTCGCCGACCTGCTCCAGCGCGCGGGCGTCGATGGTGTGTCGCCCGCGCAGCTCGTCGCCCTGTGCGTGCTCGCCTTCGCGATCGGTGCGGTGGTGATGGCGGGTGTCTCGGGCGTCGCGGCGATCGGTGTGGTCTTCGGGGCGATGGCGGCCGGGGTGCCCGTCGCGATCCTGCGGGGCCGGGCGATGCGCCGGCTCCGCGACCACGCGGCGCTGTGGCCGGACGCGGTCGACAACCTCGCCTCGGCCGTCCGCGCCGGTCTCTCGCTGCCGGAGGCACTGATCCAGCTGGGGGAGCGCGGGCCCGAGGGGTTGCGTGACGCGTTCGAGCAGTTCGGCCGCGACTACCAGGGCACCGGCAGGTTCAACGACTCGCTCGACCGCCTGAAGGACCGTCTGGCCGACCCGGTCGGCGACCGCGTCGTCGAGGCGCTGCGGATCGCCCGCGACGTGGGTGGTGGCGACCTCGGGCGGATGCTGCGCTCCCTGTCGGGCTTCCTCCGCGAGGACCTGCGGACGCGTGGTGAGCTGGAGTCTCGGCAGTCCTGGACGGTCAACGGTGCCCGGCTCGCCGTCGCCGCGCCGTGGGCGGTGCTGCTCCTGATGTGCCTCCAGGGCGACGTCGTCGGCCGGTTCGCGTCCGGCACGGGGCTGATCGTGCTCACCGCAGGGGCCGTCCTGTGCGTGGTCGCGTATCGCCTGATGATGTGGATCGGGCGTCTGCCCGCCGAACGGCGGATCCTCGCGTGA
- a CDS encoding CpaF family protein → MESSTPALADRVRDLVRQRRIDPRTEADSVRLAALDAIAEHESRSLTGAVRSLDEPDVVVGQIVADVSGFGPLQAYLDDDTVEEVWINEPSRVFIAREGRHELTSLILTAEQVRELVERMLSTSGRRLDISQPFVDAMLPGGHRLHVVLDGIARGFAAVNIRKFVAKAHSVSDLVALGTLDPPSAAFLDACVRAGLNIVVSGGTQAGKTTLLNCLAASIPGSQRLVSVEEVFELQCGHPDWVAMQTRQAGLEGTGTIDLRMLVKEALRMRPSRIVVGEVRAAECLDLLLALNAGLPGMASIHANSARQALVKLCTLPLLAGDNIGSRFVVPTVAASVDVVVHTGMDPDGTRAVREIVAVTGRVENDLIESDPVFVRRDGRLERGHGAPLRREAFEQAGIDLDSVLGVTRWAP, encoded by the coding sequence ATGGAATCGTCGACGCCGGCACTTGCCGACCGCGTGCGGGACCTGGTGCGCCAGCGCCGGATCGACCCCCGCACGGAGGCGGACTCCGTACGCCTCGCCGCCCTCGACGCGATCGCCGAGCACGAGTCGCGCAGCCTGACCGGGGCCGTGAGGTCGCTGGACGAGCCGGACGTCGTCGTGGGTCAGATCGTCGCCGACGTGAGCGGCTTCGGTCCCCTGCAGGCGTACCTCGACGACGACACCGTGGAGGAGGTCTGGATCAACGAGCCCTCGCGGGTGTTCATCGCCCGGGAGGGACGCCATGAGCTCACCTCGCTGATCCTGACCGCCGAGCAGGTGCGGGAGCTGGTCGAGCGGATGCTGTCGACCTCGGGTCGACGGCTCGACATCTCCCAGCCGTTCGTGGATGCGATGCTGCCCGGCGGTCACCGGCTCCATGTCGTCCTCGACGGGATCGCGCGGGGTTTCGCGGCCGTCAACATCCGCAAGTTCGTGGCCAAGGCCCACTCCGTCAGCGACCTGGTGGCACTCGGGACGCTCGATCCGCCGAGTGCCGCGTTCCTCGACGCGTGCGTCCGTGCAGGCCTCAACATCGTGGTCTCCGGCGGCACGCAGGCCGGCAAGACGACCCTGCTGAACTGCCTCGCCGCATCGATCCCCGGCTCCCAACGGCTGGTCTCGGTCGAGGAGGTCTTCGAGCTGCAGTGCGGACACCCGGACTGGGTCGCGATGCAGACCCGTCAGGCGGGGCTCGAGGGCACCGGCACGATCGACCTGCGCATGCTGGTCAAGGAGGCGCTGCGCATGCGGCCTTCCCGGATCGTGGTCGGTGAGGTGCGGGCAGCCGAGTGTCTTGACCTCCTGCTGGCACTGAACGCCGGCCTGCCGGGCATGGCCAGCATCCACGCCAACTCGGCACGGCAGGCGCTCGTGAAACTCTGCACCCTCCCGTTGCTGGCCGGCGACAACATCGGCTCCCGGTTCGTGGTCCCGACCGTGGCGGCGTCCGTCGACGTCGTCGTCCACACGGGTATGGATCCCGACGGCACCCGTGCGGTCCGCGAGATCGTGGCTGTCACCGGTCGGGTCGAGAACGACCTGATCGAGTCCGACCCGGTGTTCGTGCGGCGGGACGGTCGACTGGAGCGCGGCCACGGAGCCCCTCTGCGGCGTGAGGCGTTCGAGCAGGCCGGCATCGACCTCGACTCCGTTCTGGGGGTGACCCGGTGGGCGCCCTGA
- a CDS encoding MarR family winged helix-turn-helix transcriptional regulator, whose amino-acid sequence MSDNAKSAVTRATEERLNEELLDQLSLYGRRARGAVEKVAPELSFAEYSLLGHVHATDGARAQELARVFGLDKSTVSRQLAGLMRRGLVERDKGRRVRVTSAGERLLRATRAALLDLLGDRVADWTLEERRTFADLMRRYNAAEPEPGAEAADRPA is encoded by the coding sequence ATGAGCGACAATGCGAAGTCCGCCGTCACGAGGGCCACCGAGGAGCGGCTGAACGAGGAGCTCCTCGACCAGCTCTCGTTGTACGGGCGCCGCGCCCGGGGCGCCGTCGAGAAGGTCGCCCCCGAGCTGTCGTTCGCCGAGTACAGCCTGCTCGGCCACGTCCACGCCACGGACGGTGCTCGGGCCCAGGAGCTCGCCCGGGTCTTCGGCCTGGACAAGTCGACGGTGAGTCGCCAGCTCGCCGGCCTGATGCGCCGGGGGCTGGTCGAGCGCGACAAGGGCCGGCGCGTCCGGGTGACGTCGGCAGGGGAGCGCCTCCTCCGCGCGACCAGGGCTGCGTTGCTGGACCTGCTGGGCGACCGGGTCGCGGACTGGACGCTCGAGGAGCGGCGCACGTTCGCCGACCTGATGCGCCGCTACAACGCCGCGGAGCCCGAGCCCGGCGCCGAGGCCGCCGACCGGCCCGCGTGA